In a genomic window of Porphyromonadaceae bacterium W3.11:
- a CDS encoding nucleoside recognition domain-containing protein gives MENTTDSKELHSTKTATTLKKRKSVVPKGLTCLILVFALFGGIGHVMGVAPMLNTIMHTAHDLLLNTCFYLMAICVLTGALGKIFVEFGVVDLIEKLLRPLMKPVFRLPGVASLGAVLTFLSDNPAIITLSQDKHFSSYFKKYQYISLTNFGTAFGMGLIVIVFMLGYGYFIEPLIGFFGACVGCVVSTRLMQHFVLKAYPQYLTEDAVDETHFRGCLESEEQKESSIFLRVLNSLLDGGKSGVEVGVSIIPGVLIISTLVMILTFGPSSDGSFTGQAYEGIAILPDLAGKLDWLLGPLFGFTDPHQIAFPITALGAVGAALSLVPNFVAEGWIDGNAIAVFTGIGMCWSGFLSTHTAMLDAIGYRELTSKAFLSHTIGGLAAALVAHWGILLYYWIIF, from the coding sequence ATGGAGAATACGACTGATTCCAAAGAGTTACACTCTACAAAGACTGCCACAACTCTAAAAAAACGAAAATCTGTGGTGCCAAAAGGATTGACATGTTTGATACTGGTCTTTGCTTTATTTGGAGGTATAGGCCATGTAATGGGCGTAGCCCCAATGCTGAATACCATCATGCATACAGCACATGATTTGTTGCTCAATACCTGTTTTTACTTGATGGCCATCTGTGTTCTCACTGGTGCTCTGGGTAAGATCTTTGTAGAATTTGGCGTAGTAGATTTAATTGAAAAACTACTGAGACCTCTGATGAAACCGGTATTTAGACTTCCTGGAGTTGCCTCACTTGGTGCAGTGCTAACATTTTTATCTGATAATCCAGCCATCATAACCCTATCACAGGACAAGCACTTTAGTAGCTATTTCAAGAAATATCAGTACATCTCACTCACAAACTTTGGAACGGCTTTCGGTATGGGGCTTATTGTCATAGTCTTTATGCTGGGATATGGATATTTTATCGAGCCACTGATTGGTTTCTTTGGAGCTTGTGTCGGATGCGTAGTATCAACTCGTTTGATGCAACATTTCGTATTAAAGGCCTATCCTCAGTACCTCACCGAGGATGCCGTGGACGAAACCCACTTCAGGGGCTGTCTTGAGTCAGAAGAGCAGAAAGAGAGCTCAATATTCCTACGGGTCTTGAATTCACTATTAGATGGTGGTAAGTCTGGAGTAGAAGTAGGGGTCTCAATCATCCCTGGTGTTTTGATTATCTCTACTCTTGTCATGATTCTAACTTTCGGGCCATCCTCAGACGGGTCCTTTACTGGGCAGGCTTATGAGGGAATTGCGATACTTCCAGATCTTGCTGGTAAGTTAGATTGGCTGTTGGGACCTCTATTCGGATTCACTGATCCTCACCAGATCGCCTTCCCTATCACAGCTCTTGGAGCTGTAGGAGCTGCCCTTAGTCTGGTCCCTAACTTTGTAGCCGAAGGTTGGATTGATGGTAATGCGATTGCAGTATTTACAGGTATCGGCATGTGTTGGAGTGGATTTTTGAGCACTCATACAGCGATGCTTGATGCCATTGGCTACCGAGAGTTGACCTCCAAGGCCTTCCTCTCACACACTATTGGGGGTCTTGCGGCAGCTTTAGTTGCTCATTGGGGCATTTTATTGTATTACTGGATAATCTTTTAG